Proteins encoded together in one Carya illinoinensis cultivar Pawnee chromosome 3, C.illinoinensisPawnee_v1, whole genome shotgun sequence window:
- the LOC122304570 gene encoding transcription termination factor MTERF8, chloroplastic-like: MSPQILFSDIDKTLKPKIEFFQELGLFGSELGKFISRNSMLLNVSLERRLVPCIEIIKNILSNDKDNQDLFRVLRRCNKVASGDPESGLVGNIAFLKSCGIVGSQLSMLLTRQPWLFTIKESKLRDLVSRVLDMGFAVNSRMLVYALYTVSCMSNETFTRKLELFQSSGFSSEECIQMFRKAPGLLRTSEEKLKLGFEFFMNTINLEKSVLVRIPSCLMYSIEKRVMPRYMVLQVINSQRLLKREPSFIHVLSLTEEEFLAKFIAKFGNDAEKLLVAYKGHLLGCSCEDNS; this comes from the coding sequence ATGTCCCCACAAATTCTGTTCTCTGATATAGACAAGACCCTTAAGCCCAAGATTGAGTTTTTCCAGGAGCTGGGTCTTTTTGGTTCTGAGCTAGGCAAGTTCATTTCCAGGAATTCCATGCTTTTGAACGTGAGTTTGGAGAGAAGATTGGTACCCTGCATCGAAATTATCAAGAATATCTTGTCCAACGATAAGGATAACCAAGACCTTTTCCGTGTTCTTCGTCGGTGCAATAAGGTGGCCAGTGGAGACCCTGAATCAGGGTTGGTGGGCAATATTGCCTTCTTGAAGAGTTGCGGGATTGTCGGGTCTCAGCTTTCAATGCTTTTGACTAGGCAGCCTTGGCTTTTTACTATTAAGGAATCCAAGCTTAGAGATCTTGTTTCTCGGGTACTAGACATGGGTTTTGCTGTCAATTCGAGGATGTTGGTTTATGCGCTTTATACAGTTAGTTGCATGAGCAACGAGACTTTCACGAGGAAATTGGAATTGTTTCAGAGTTCCGGGTTTTCTTCAGAAGAATGCATCCAAATGTTTCGAAAGGCACCTGGTTTGCTTAGGACCTCCGAGGAGAAGCTAAAGCTTGGATTTGAGTTCTTCATGAATACCATTAACTTGGAAAAGTCTGTGTTAGTTCGTATACCTTCATGTTTGATGTATAGCATTGAGAAAAGAGTGATGCCTCGGTACATGGTTCTGCAGGTTATTAACTCCCAAAGGCTTTTGAAGAGGGAGCCAAGTTTTATTCACGTCTTGTCTTTAACGGAGGAGGAGTTCTTGGCTAAGTTCATAGCGAAGTTTGGAAATGATGCAGAGAAATTGTTGGTAGCTTACAAGGGTCATTTATTGGGTTGCTCTTGTGAAGATAACTCTTAA